A section of the Cuniculiplasma divulgatum genome encodes:
- a CDS encoding triose-phosphate isomerase, translating to MQNPENTVIINLKHYRQSSSAHAERFIEGFVGMETVPGVKIIFALNPIDLRLASSFPEFEFYSQHVDPVEYGAHTGQFSPQSLLDLGVTGTILNHSERRITEDILRKTVDISRRCGLRTVVCCENAAEAYRFAPMKPDWIAYEPPELIGGNVSVTTSRPEIISDVVDTCSRSGVAVIVGAGVKTPSDYRTSLKLGANGVLIASGIILAREPAKTLSSLIENQ from the coding sequence GTGCAGAATCCTGAAAATACCGTGATAATCAATCTTAAACACTACAGGCAGTCATCATCAGCCCATGCTGAGAGGTTCATTGAAGGATTCGTGGGGATGGAGACGGTTCCCGGAGTAAAGATTATCTTTGCCCTGAATCCCATTGATTTGAGGCTTGCCTCATCTTTTCCTGAGTTCGAATTCTACAGCCAGCATGTTGACCCCGTGGAGTATGGTGCGCATACCGGCCAGTTTTCACCCCAGTCTCTGCTGGACCTTGGCGTTACAGGCACAATACTGAACCATTCGGAAAGGCGGATAACGGAGGACATTCTGAGGAAAACTGTTGACATTTCCAGAAGATGCGGCCTCAGGACTGTTGTCTGCTGCGAAAATGCTGCCGAGGCATACAGATTTGCCCCAATGAAGCCCGATTGGATAGCGTATGAACCTCCAGAGCTCATCGGAGGAAACGTGTCAGTAACCACTTCAAGGCCTGAGATCATTTCAGATGTAGTGGATACCTGCAGCAGATCAGGCGTGGCAGTAATTGTCGGCGCTGGCGTAAAAACTCCCAGTGATTACAGAACGAGCCTCAAACTGGGCGCAAACGGCGTTCTCATAGCTTCCGGCATAATTCTTGCCAGGGAACCTGCCAAGACGTTAAGTTCATTAATTGAGAATCAATGA
- a CDS encoding DNA adenine methylase: MPLMSIIRIMKYPGSKVAIVPDIVSEFRRSGMQRFVDVFGGSGLVSLNIGAREIVYNEIDKDLVSLYRIIKSRPDDLYNLLLLSLPDQFAKEFPDNFRNLGKDPASMAHGKGENAGLKGERIRKLRYALSRRDDDGLSIDRELAGAYRTLFRSITSFGGRGDTYATGKEKGAFSFFLRVVSDFGNINSSVRNWKIERRDFREIFRIYDSPLTFFYLDPPYPGKDWYGYNFSPQDFRELAGILESIHGKYFLSLNNSDDYITSMFGEPRRTKSFINQNAGKHPEGNLYRNFAFFSNIA, encoded by the coding sequence ATGCCGTTGATGAGTATCATAAGGATCATGAAATATCCAGGGTCGAAAGTTGCCATTGTGCCTGACATCGTGTCGGAGTTCCGCAGATCTGGAATGCAGAGATTTGTGGATGTTTTTGGAGGGTCAGGACTGGTATCGCTGAACATCGGCGCCAGGGAGATTGTGTATAATGAAATTGATAAGGACCTGGTTTCACTGTACCGCATCATCAAGTCAAGGCCAGATGATCTTTACAACCTGCTACTGCTGTCCCTGCCTGACCAGTTTGCAAAGGAATTTCCGGATAATTTCAGGAACCTTGGGAAAGATCCGGCCAGCATGGCACACGGAAAGGGTGAGAATGCAGGGCTTAAGGGAGAAAGAATACGTAAACTCAGGTACGCACTGTCCCGGCGTGACGATGACGGACTTTCCATTGACAGGGAACTTGCCGGGGCTTACAGAACACTCTTCAGATCCATCACCAGCTTCGGAGGGCGTGGTGATACTTATGCCACAGGTAAGGAGAAAGGTGCTTTCAGTTTCTTCCTGAGGGTGGTATCTGATTTTGGGAACATAAACAGTAGCGTGCGAAACTGGAAGATTGAAAGAAGAGACTTCCGGGAGATATTCCGTATCTATGATTCCCCGCTGACGTTCTTCTATCTGGATCCACCGTATCCTGGAAAGGACTGGTATGGCTACAATTTTTCGCCGCAGGATTTCAGGGAACTGGCAGGCATCCTGGAAAGCATTCACGGAAAATATTTCCTGAGCCTTAACAACTCGGACGACTACATAACATCCATGTTTGGCGAGCCAAGAAGGACCAAATCCTTCATCAACCAGAATGCGGGCAAGCATCCTGAAGGAAATCTATACAGGAATTTTGCCTTTTTTTCCAATATAGCCTGA
- a CDS encoding DsrE family protein, with the protein MAKILVLLLTGKENIHAEMVAFNFAINAVKNAQSTLEFLFLGRGVQALNSKQKNSPQFLEQIQGLKKTGCTVKACKVSLESEGLDESSIFGNIDLVLGGVEVNSKIDEGFTVISF; encoded by the coding sequence ATGGCAAAAATTCTTGTGCTCCTTCTGACGGGAAAGGAAAATATTCATGCGGAGATGGTTGCCTTTAACTTTGCAATAAACGCAGTGAAGAATGCCCAGAGCACCCTGGAGTTCCTCTTTCTCGGCAGGGGCGTTCAGGCATTGAATTCGAAACAGAAAAACTCTCCCCAGTTCCTTGAACAGATCCAGGGACTGAAGAAAACCGGCTGCACTGTTAAGGCATGCAAGGTGAGCCTGGAATCAGAGGGACTTGATGAATCCAGTATTTTTGGGAATATTGATCTCGTACTGGGCGGAGTGGAGGTCAACTCGAAAATTGATGAAGGATTCACTGTGATTTCCTTCTGA
- a CDS encoding YeeE/YedE thiosulfate transporter family protein: MAITVTAPLWIGIFIGAIIGGFAELWGISNADVLLKLSKWEDRLFINCIAIAIGVGAVLLYGLSALGLGFHFGIKPDYVIGVALGGIIFGVGIAISGYVPGTEWMALGEGRREAVYAVAGGLLGAAAWTLLYQTSVGQWLVNTYNFGQLYLGGKVGTDLKIGFLISIGWLALMMGIAYFLPRYKGGKSCVYIGTHKNYQMPGPELAEHREATETLIEGSAMPIGSEDKLAKNANQHWAPNNNLRWLLTFVGAIIGAVVVLEMFLHQIFGESTTYSWMVGYLWLPTYNYSKLVFSTIGWEPFSDIGTLMGAFIASIFVSRRFQAFNKWVPKTWKKRFGDSEIKRALGVFGGSFMVLFGARMADGCASGHILSGDLQMAVSSIEFFVFVAISLLVAGWFIYSRKAGRN, translated from the coding sequence ATGGCAATAACAGTCACTGCTCCCCTGTGGATTGGTATTTTCATTGGTGCCATCATTGGGGGATTTGCTGAATTGTGGGGAATATCAAATGCGGATGTTCTCCTGAAGCTGTCCAAATGGGAAGATCGGCTATTCATAAACTGTATTGCAATTGCAATCGGTGTTGGTGCTGTTCTCCTATATGGGCTTTCAGCTCTGGGTCTGGGTTTTCACTTTGGCATAAAACCAGACTACGTGATAGGTGTGGCGCTAGGTGGGATTATCTTCGGGGTTGGCATTGCTATATCCGGTTATGTCCCAGGTACAGAGTGGATGGCTCTCGGCGAAGGCAGGAGAGAGGCAGTCTACGCGGTGGCCGGTGGACTCCTTGGAGCGGCAGCATGGACTCTTCTGTACCAGACTTCAGTGGGCCAGTGGCTTGTGAACACATACAATTTCGGTCAGCTATATCTGGGCGGCAAGGTTGGAACTGACCTCAAGATCGGCTTTCTCATTTCAATAGGATGGCTGGCACTCATGATGGGTATAGCTTATTTTCTGCCCAGGTACAAAGGGGGAAAGAGCTGCGTATACATAGGCACACACAAAAATTATCAGATGCCCGGCCCTGAACTCGCAGAACACAGAGAAGCCACGGAGACACTCATAGAGGGAAGTGCCATGCCAATTGGGTCTGAAGATAAACTGGCAAAGAACGCAAACCAGCACTGGGCACCTAATAACAACCTAAGATGGCTTCTAACCTTCGTTGGTGCCATCATTGGTGCGGTTGTGGTTCTTGAAATGTTCCTGCACCAGATATTTGGCGAATCTACAACATACAGCTGGATGGTGGGATACCTCTGGCTCCCCACATACAACTACAGCAAGCTTGTCTTTTCCACAATAGGATGGGAGCCATTCAGTGATATCGGCACACTGATGGGGGCTTTCATTGCCTCAATATTCGTTTCAAGGAGGTTCCAGGCCTTCAACAAATGGGTACCGAAGACATGGAAGAAGAGGTTCGGTGACAGCGAAATTAAGAGGGCGCTGGGTGTCTTCGGTGGATCCTTTATGGTATTGTTCGGAGCGAGAATGGCTGATGGCTGTGCTTCCGGGCACATACTGAGCGGTGATCTGCAGATGGCTGTCAGCAGTATCGAATTCTTCGTATTCGTGGCAATCAGCCTTCTGGTTGCCGGCTGGTTCATATACTCGAGAAAAGCAGGGAGGAATTAA
- a CDS encoding Gfo/Idh/MocA family oxidoreductase — MITMEFGLIGLGNHAINRIMPAIKSSGNSITAIYSRTLKKAEREGAAYGARAFSDLDEFFSRGGFDAVYIASPNFLHYEQARLSMENGKDVLLEKQMTLSNGDASDLVGISAKTGHHLAVGFHMRFHPAIVEIRNMISSGKLGKITMVHGTWGGLSQGTSDNPDRRWWTEDEKVGGGSVMGTGVHVLDTINFLLGARPDKISAFRQPAKAVIDTTESISMEYGSIMAHAVSSRAMKHPRNDLVVYGTEATAVARDVFSTTVNSDLEIDGKVTRTFRDGNMYEDEVRAFVELVRGEKSRIATVKDGEVVVKTVNAAYLSDTTGKITTL, encoded by the coding sequence ATGATAACAATGGAATTTGGATTAATCGGCCTTGGAAATCACGCAATAAACAGGATAATGCCCGCAATTAAGTCCTCTGGAAACTCCATAACGGCAATATACAGCAGGACCCTGAAGAAAGCTGAGAGGGAGGGTGCAGCATATGGGGCACGCGCATTCTCCGATCTGGATGAGTTCTTTTCCAGAGGGGGCTTCGATGCTGTTTACATAGCATCTCCGAATTTTCTGCACTACGAACAGGCAAGATTATCCATGGAAAATGGCAAGGATGTTCTGCTTGAGAAGCAGATGACGCTCAGCAACGGAGACGCCTCAGATCTGGTGGGAATATCTGCCAAGACCGGACACCATCTTGCAGTAGGTTTCCACATGAGATTCCATCCTGCCATTGTGGAAATCAGGAACATGATCTCCAGCGGGAAACTTGGAAAAATCACGATGGTTCACGGAACATGGGGTGGCCTATCACAGGGAACATCAGATAATCCGGATCGCAGATGGTGGACAGAAGATGAGAAGGTTGGTGGTGGTTCCGTTATGGGAACTGGCGTACACGTTCTTGACACCATTAATTTTTTGCTTGGTGCCAGGCCGGATAAAATCTCGGCATTTAGGCAGCCAGCAAAAGCCGTAATCGACACCACTGAATCTATATCCATGGAATATGGCAGTATTATGGCTCACGCCGTCTCTTCCAGAGCCATGAAGCACCCCAGGAACGATCTGGTAGTTTACGGAACCGAAGCAACCGCTGTGGCCAGGGATGTCTTTTCAACAACAGTGAACTCGGATTTGGAAATAGATGGAAAAGTAACAAGGACATTCAGGGATGGAAATATGTACGAGGATGAGGTCCGTGCTTTTGTTGAACTGGTCAGGGGAGAAAAATCCAGGATAGCCACAGTGAAAGATGGTGAAGTTGTGGTAAAAACAGTTAATGCCGCTTACCTTTCCGACACAACGGGCAAGATAACAACCCTCTGA
- a CDS encoding spherulation-specific family 4 protein — MAKSISLKTAILALIVSLAVVSASILIEDHLKDEASSFIENSNSGIIVPLYFDPNASWNYLFQLHSEFSEVPMIVIINPDNGPGLNYSQSYSNYTATMEKSGITVLGYVYTSYGTRSLKTVRLQAYDYLHWYGIRGIFMDEVSDNSTGAQYYRNATLEIRSAGLDYIVGNPGTYAPKTITDSFNLTVLYENPGAPPADNLSTITNATGRAESSIIAINVSSLSAAWFQAASEYFSFIYVTNLGLPNPYCALPSYLPEEMQFLSST, encoded by the coding sequence ATGGCAAAGAGTATCAGCCTGAAAACTGCAATTTTGGCCCTTATAGTCTCACTCGCAGTTGTTTCTGCCTCCATTTTGATTGAAGATCACCTGAAAGATGAAGCCAGTAGTTTTATTGAAAACTCAAATTCTGGCATTATTGTTCCTCTTTACTTTGACCCGAATGCTTCGTGGAATTACCTGTTTCAGCTCCATTCAGAATTTTCTGAGGTACCAATGATAGTAATTATTAACCCTGACAATGGACCAGGGCTGAATTATTCTCAGTCCTATTCAAACTACACTGCCACTATGGAGAAATCCGGCATTACTGTGCTAGGATACGTCTATACCTCCTACGGCACACGATCACTGAAAACAGTTAGACTTCAGGCTTATGACTATCTTCACTGGTATGGGATCAGGGGAATTTTTATGGATGAAGTCTCAGACAATTCTACAGGAGCCCAATATTATAGAAATGCTACTTTGGAAATCAGATCAGCAGGACTTGACTATATCGTTGGTAACCCGGGCACTTACGCTCCAAAGACTATTACTGATTCCTTCAATTTGACAGTTCTCTATGAGAATCCTGGAGCTCCTCCTGCAGATAACCTTTCGACAATCACAAATGCAACTGGTAGAGCTGAATCATCCATAATAGCAATTAATGTTTCCAGTTTGTCTGCCGCATGGTTCCAAGCAGCATCAGAGTACTTTTCATTCATCTATGTGACCAACCTTGGACTGCCAAACCCATACTGTGCCCTACCATCATACCTACCTGAGGAGATGCAGTTCCTTTCATCCACCTGA
- a CDS encoding type II toxin-antitoxin system VapC family toxin, with amino-acid sequence MTIKVNDYIYPVTVSELKSVLSRSTNLSEDEIEALIDYLPEINVAVPEVNMDKIINNAIEIAVRIRMKTLDILHISASMMLEADTFVTFDSEFTAEEKEIANFGLRINPG; translated from the coding sequence TTGACAATAAAGGTCAATGATTACATTTACCCGGTGACTGTTTCGGAGTTGAAATCCGTTCTTTCCAGATCAACGAATCTGAGCGAGGATGAGATTGAAGCCTTAATAGACTATTTACCTGAAATTAACGTTGCAGTACCTGAGGTAAACATGGACAAAATCATCAACAACGCCATCGAAATCGCTGTCAGGATAAGAATGAAAACTCTGGACATATTACATATTTCAGCCAGCATGATGCTGGAGGCAGACACATTTGTAACCTTTGATTCCGAATTTACAGCAGAGGAAAAGGAAATAGCAAATTTCGGGCTAAGAATTAATCCTGGATAA
- a CDS encoding IS256 family transposase yields the protein MEELDKKISEIVRTTVKGFMESLMKGEIQAFLEEREGQRNGYYESDMGTRYGKIDDLRVPRDRSNEFQTALFEPYQRNIGIDDLVVSMYSKGISTRKMAEILEELFHNKYSKSTISRITEITVPEISKWRSRPLEKRYIAIFMDAVFFSLRRETVQKECVIFAMGIRESGNYEILGFYMNPVENHIAYRNVLMDLHERGVEEPLLFIADGLPGIEEEIRQLYPRADFQLCTIHASRNLESHVRVQDRNEIDSDLKGIFLSRTREEALNQFNEFKNKWSSKYPKPVYNMEKNLGTLLKYHDYPESIRRSIHSTNLIERMNKEIRRRIKIIDSLPSEESAMKIIYLRSAEINEAWSQRSLRGFYKCKDEIREMFQKRYPL from the coding sequence ATGGAAGAACTGGATAAAAAGATATCTGAAATAGTCAGAACCACAGTGAAGGGCTTCATGGAATCCCTCATGAAGGGAGAGATTCAGGCCTTCCTTGAGGAAAGGGAAGGCCAGAGGAATGGATACTACGAGAGTGACATGGGTACAAGATATGGGAAGATAGATGATCTCAGGGTTCCAAGGGACCGCAGCAATGAATTCCAGACAGCCTTATTCGAACCATATCAGCGCAACATTGGAATAGACGATCTTGTTGTCTCCATGTATTCAAAGGGAATATCAACAAGGAAGATGGCTGAAATACTGGAAGAATTATTCCACAATAAATACAGCAAATCCACCATATCAAGGATCACGGAAATAACAGTTCCGGAAATAAGCAAGTGGCGATCAAGGCCACTTGAGAAGAGGTACATTGCCATATTCATGGATGCAGTGTTCTTCTCCCTTAGAAGGGAAACTGTGCAGAAGGAATGTGTCATATTTGCAATGGGAATACGGGAATCAGGGAATTATGAAATCCTTGGATTCTACATGAATCCTGTTGAGAACCATATTGCATACCGCAATGTACTCATGGATCTCCATGAAAGAGGCGTTGAGGAACCACTACTGTTCATAGCAGACGGATTGCCTGGAATAGAGGAGGAGATCAGACAATTATATCCAAGGGCTGATTTCCAGTTATGCACCATACATGCATCAAGGAATCTTGAATCACATGTGAGGGTGCAGGATCGCAATGAGATTGATTCGGATCTCAAGGGAATATTCCTCTCCCGCACCAGAGAAGAAGCACTGAATCAGTTCAATGAGTTCAAGAATAAATGGTCCTCGAAATACCCAAAGCCTGTGTACAACATGGAGAAGAACCTGGGTACATTGCTCAAGTACCATGATTATCCTGAATCCATAAGGAGATCCATACACTCCACAAATCTGATTGAGCGAATGAACAAGGAAATACGGCGCAGGATAAAGATAATAGATTCTCTGCCATCAGAGGAGAGCGCCATGAAGATCATCTATCTCAGGTCGGCTGAGATAAATGAGGCATGGTCACAGAGATCTCTGAGGGGATTCTATAAATGCAAGGACGAGATCAGGGAAATGTTCCAGAAGAGGTATCCCTTATAA
- a CDS encoding transposase, translated as MVGKGTYRTKEEKARIVMEVLSNSSTISEICRKYNVASSALYRWRDEFIAGGTAAMDHGRSTVEASLLKEINELKGIIGELTIANETLKKIQATRRGGKP; from the coding sequence ATGGTAGGAAAGGGTACATACAGGACAAAGGAGGAGAAGGCAAGGATCGTCATGGAAGTCCTGTCCAATTCGTCCACAATATCAGAGATCTGCAGGAAGTACAATGTTGCCTCATCCGCACTGTACAGGTGGAGGGATGAATTCATTGCAGGAGGCACAGCTGCAATGGATCATGGCAGATCCACCGTTGAAGCATCCCTCCTCAAGGAGATAAACGAACTCAAGGGCATAATCGGGGAACTGACAATAGCAAACGAAACTCTAAAAAAAATTCAAGCCACAAGGAGAGGTGGGAAGCCATGA
- a CDS encoding IS3 family transposase, whose amino-acid sequence MTELIANGLSKSRSASLTGISRSMIYYRHRERKPEYDADLERRISGIVEERPSYGTRRVAAMIRRSGFRIGRNRVRRHMRHMNLIAAHKKAHRKHVPRAIVVARPNIMWETDFTKIYIDSEGWIYFTAYLDLCSRKIKGYLVSRMSRTAEMMEALDNALLGTFPDMNVTGLIIRSDNGSQLTSSGYEKHLRTLGIKHETIHAHTPEEDGHIESYFGRFKDDYIYTREFVSLEDFRKHIEWAVSDYNTKRPHSSLNYMTPEEFESAILNEDFKKKWLEKETGRYKHVELLE is encoded by the coding sequence ATGACTGAGCTCATTGCAAATGGCCTTTCCAAATCCAGATCAGCTTCCCTTACAGGCATTTCCAGATCCATGATATATTACAGGCACAGGGAAAGGAAACCAGAATACGATGCTGATCTGGAAAGACGCATTTCCGGTATTGTGGAGGAAAGGCCATCATACGGCACAAGGAGGGTGGCAGCAATGATCCGCCGCTCCGGTTTCAGGATCGGCAGGAACCGTGTACGAAGACATATGCGCCACATGAACCTTATTGCAGCACATAAGAAGGCTCACAGGAAACATGTGCCCAGGGCAATCGTTGTTGCCAGACCCAACATCATGTGGGAGACGGATTTCACAAAGATATACATTGACAGCGAGGGGTGGATATATTTCACCGCATACCTTGATCTCTGCTCAAGGAAGATAAAGGGATATCTCGTATCCCGTATGTCCCGAACAGCTGAAATGATGGAGGCTCTTGACAATGCATTACTTGGTACGTTCCCTGATATGAATGTGACCGGTCTTATCATACGATCGGATAACGGCTCTCAGTTAACGTCATCTGGTTACGAGAAGCATCTCAGAACACTGGGGATAAAGCATGAGACAATACACGCACATACCCCTGAGGAGGATGGCCACATTGAATCATACTTCGGGAGATTCAAGGATGACTACATATATACAAGGGAATTTGTCAGCCTTGAGGACTTCCGGAAGCATATTGAATGGGCTGTATCCGACTACAATACAAAGAGACCGCACTCATCATTGAATTATATGACACCGGAAGAGTTTGAATCCGCAATATTGAATGAAGATTTCAAAAAGAAGTGGTTAGAAAAGGAAACTGGGAGGTACAAACATGTTGAATTACTCGAGTGA
- a CDS encoding methyltransferase domain-containing protein encodes MEHYNSKKAAEDYHRVFTKDADNPESKRKAIQRYVKFTSKLKQGGHILDAGCGTGRFVPYFVKNGFTVTGVDSSSSMIELASKNNPMAEFKVMDIRHLDFVSNYFDGVWNIATLLHLDESGVKLALQEFKRVLKVNGILYIATRTKDKSISIIEESTEGGKMVVNYYSPDKLRELLANSGFEIIEINVEPDDYSRPFDYAFVLAIPST; translated from the coding sequence GTGGAACATTATAACTCTAAAAAGGCAGCTGAAGATTATCATAGGGTATTCACCAAAGATGCTGACAATCCAGAATCAAAGAGAAAAGCAATTCAAAGATACGTGAAGTTCACATCAAAATTGAAACAAGGAGGCCACATTCTGGATGCGGGTTGTGGCACTGGCAGATTTGTGCCTTATTTTGTCAAGAATGGTTTCACAGTTACAGGTGTGGACAGCTCAAGCTCAATGATTGAGTTAGCTTCCAAGAACAATCCAATGGCTGAATTCAAGGTCATGGATATACGCCACCTGGATTTTGTGTCTAATTACTTTGATGGTGTATGGAATATTGCAACCTTGCTTCATTTGGATGAGTCTGGTGTCAAACTTGCACTGCAAGAATTTAAGAGAGTTTTGAAGGTTAATGGAATCCTGTATATTGCCACAAGAACAAAAGACAAGAGCATAAGCATTATAGAAGAGTCAACGGAAGGGGGAAAGATGGTTGTAAATTACTATTCACCTGACAAGTTGCGGGAGTTGTTAGCGAATTCGGGTTTCGAAATAATAGAAATCAACGTTGAACCAGATGATTACTCAAGGCCGTTCGATTATGCCTTTGTACTTGCCATACCCTCAACTTGA